One window of Methanogenium organophilum genomic DNA carries:
- a CDS encoding glycosyltransferase family 4 protein codes for MPDKNLLVIANNFPNRDDSYTGQIFVKEQLKYLKANFHAVYVISPVAFGIEKFRKTTYVNYTYDNVRVFFPKYLNIPIFFYYGKAGWLHLAKKAIFDLIQKEQISIDVIHAHFTWPAGALAIECKKKYDVPVVITEHASTTFERAIATRDHAFLTTWEFADSIIRVKEGDISDMYTVGIDPQKIRFIPNGFDAQKFYPMDSEMCKQKVGLPHNKKIILYVGNLYTEIKGHKYLVDAVAEIVKQRQDILIIIIGSGSLKNTIETQIHSLGLEEYITLAGRKLHGEIPLWMNACDLFVLPSLKESFGIVQLEALACGKPVVATRNGGSEEVITSDEYGLLVSPGDAMDLAGKILVALDREWNTDAILTYAQLFTWEHVAKEIMGVYEHIMRENV; via the coding sequence ATGCCAGATAAAAATTTACTCGTGATAGCCAATAATTTCCCAAACAGAGATGACAGCTATACCGGCCAAATCTTTGTAAAAGAGCAACTGAAGTATTTGAAAGCAAATTTTCATGCGGTATATGTTATCTCACCCGTTGCATTCGGTATCGAAAAATTTCGAAAAACCACGTATGTAAATTACACATATGATAACGTCAGGGTATTTTTCCCAAAATATCTCAATATCCCCATTTTTTTCTATTATGGAAAAGCAGGGTGGTTACATCTGGCAAAAAAAGCAATTTTTGATCTTATTCAAAAAGAACAGATATCTATCGACGTAATTCATGCTCACTTTACCTGGCCTGCCGGGGCATTGGCAATTGAATGTAAAAAAAAGTATGATGTACCGGTAGTCATTACCGAACATGCTTCAACTACGTTTGAAAGAGCGATTGCTACACGGGACCACGCTTTTTTAACTACGTGGGAATTCGCAGATTCAATCATCCGGGTAAAGGAAGGAGACATTTCGGATATGTACACGGTTGGAATTGATCCTCAAAAGATCCGTTTTATTCCAAATGGCTTTGATGCTCAAAAATTCTACCCGATGGATAGTGAAATGTGTAAACAAAAGGTGGGGCTTCCACACAATAAAAAAATCATTCTGTATGTGGGAAATTTGTATACCGAAATAAAGGGGCATAAATATCTCGTTGATGCAGTCGCTGAGATCGTGAAACAGCGACAGGACATCCTGATTATTATTATCGGATCAGGAAGTCTTAAAAATACCATTGAAACTCAAATACACAGCTTAGGACTGGAAGAGTACATTACGCTTGCCGGGAGGAAACTCCACGGCGAGATCCCACTCTGGATGAACGCCTGCGATCTCTTTGTCCTCCCAAGTTTAAAAGAGAGTTTTGGCATTGTTCAACTCGAAGCTTTGGCTTGTGGCAAGCCTGTTGTTGCAACGAGGAATGGCGGCAGCGAGGAAGTCATCACTTCTGATGAATATGGTCTGCTTGTCAGTCCCGGTGACGCTATGGATCTGGCCGGCAAAATTTTGGTAGCGCTGGACCGGGAGTGGAACACGGACGCAATCC
- a CDS encoding phenylacetate--CoA ligase family protein: MQCSQFSSDYQRSVNNQWRPYKELKEEQEKQLRHMITFCYENVPYYHNLFKSLKLQPKDIRATRDLEKIPILTKDIIKQHWEEFKPINLSKIKYYTNATGGSTGTPFTYRISRHDRFLSSALLYRGWGYGGYELGDRMVFLAGSSLGFDTKSRFTTLIHETARNLRKLSSFDMGEAEMREYVRTINSFQPKFIRGYASSLYFFATWIEENNLTVHSPIAVFTTSDTLFSNMRTKISDILGCEIYDGYGLNDGGVSAFECPEHMGLHIDTERSVMEVVDGNGLQIESGKGQILSTSLHNYAMPFIRYTTGDDGHTIDDNCACGREYPLLKEIRGRTTDILVTPEGKNVHGWFFLYLLWEYGEGIREYQVIQETVERIVIKIIPEETFDEKQLDAIREITKKRSKGWVIEFKFVDSIERTGAGKYKFIVNEVGNAR; this comes from the coding sequence ATGCAGTGTTCACAATTTTCCTCAGATTATCAAAGATCGGTTAACAATCAATGGCGGCCGTACAAAGAGTTAAAAGAAGAGCAGGAGAAGCAGCTGAGGCACATGATCACCTTCTGCTATGAAAATGTGCCCTATTATCATAATCTATTCAAGTCCCTGAAACTGCAGCCGAAAGATATCAGGGCTACCCGTGACCTGGAGAAAATCCCCATTCTTACCAAAGACATAATTAAACAGCACTGGGAAGAGTTTAAACCCATAAATCTCTCTAAAATAAAATATTATACCAATGCAACAGGTGGATCAACCGGAACCCCCTTCACCTACAGAATATCCCGGCACGACAGATTCCTTAGCAGTGCTCTCCTTTACCGGGGGTGGGGGTATGGCGGCTATGAACTTGGTGACCGAATGGTCTTCCTTGCAGGATCGTCTCTTGGCTTCGATACAAAATCCAGGTTCACCACCCTCATCCATGAAACTGCCCGAAACCTAAGGAAACTCTCCTCCTTTGATATGGGTGAAGCGGAAATGCGTGAATATGTCCGGACAATAAATTCATTCCAGCCCAAATTCATCAGGGGATATGCTTCCTCACTCTATTTCTTTGCAACGTGGATTGAGGAAAACAATCTTACTGTGCACTCCCCAATCGCAGTATTTACAACATCTGATACTCTCTTTTCCAACATGCGAACGAAGATATCAGATATACTTGGGTGCGAGATCTATGACGGATATGGCCTGAACGATGGCGGAGTAAGTGCTTTTGAATGCCCTGAGCACATGGGTCTGCATATTGACACGGAAAGAAGTGTTATGGAGGTTGTCGATGGGAATGGACTCCAAATAGAGAGTGGAAAGGGACAGATTCTCTCAACGAGCCTGCACAATTACGCAATGCCATTCATACGGTACACCACCGGTGATGATGGCCACACAATTGATGATAACTGCGCATGCGGACGTGAGTACCCGTTATTAAAAGAGATTCGTGGAAGAACCACTGATATACTCGTTACTCCCGAAGGAAAAAATGTGCATGGGTGGTTTTTCCTGTATCTGTTATGGGAGTATGGAGAGGGAATTCGTGAATATCAGGTAATCCAGGAAACCGTTGAAAGAATCGTAATCAAAATAATTCCAGAGGAAACCTTTGATGAAAAACAATTGGATGCGATTCGCGAAATTACCAAAAAAAGAAGCAAAGGCTGGGTAATTGAATTCAAATTTGTTGATTCAATTGAACGAACAGGTGCAGGGAAGTACAAATTTATTGTCAACGAGGTGGGCAATGCCAGATAA
- a CDS encoding DUF354 domain-containing protein: MKILIDMGHPAHVHLFKNFIWEMETRGHEVRVTARDKEVTQNLLKAYNIPYTLIEGKKHSLIQEWISRDIQMAKFARKSNPDIFLGVLNPVTAHSAKVLRKPSITLNDTEHAKIGTITTLPFTTVALTPSCFLKNIGKKQIRYNSYHELAYLHPDYFTPNPAVLNELDLKREDTFMILRFVSWNASHDKGQSGIKEKIKFVSDLKQYGRVFITSENTLPRELEHHRIQVSPEKLHDLLYYAALYVGEGGTMAAEAAVLGTPSIFVSSLAGTMGNFIELEDTYDLLYSFTDSDAAFVRAAEILRNSSCKEAWRMKLERLLNDKIDITAFMVWFTENYPLSIAEMKKHPGIQYFCTSDSGDAQ, from the coding sequence ATGAAAATACTCATTGATATGGGACATCCGGCCCATGTCCACCTGTTTAAGAATTTTATTTGGGAGATGGAGACGCGAGGCCACGAAGTCAGGGTGACAGCCAGGGATAAGGAAGTAACACAAAACTTGTTAAAAGCATATAATATTCCTTATACATTAATTGAAGGAAAAAAACACAGTCTCATTCAGGAGTGGATTTCCCGGGATATACAAATGGCAAAATTTGCCAGAAAATCAAATCCGGATATTTTTTTGGGTGTGCTGAACCCCGTTACTGCACACTCTGCCAAAGTATTGAGAAAACCATCAATTACTCTGAATGATACTGAGCATGCAAAGATTGGAACGATTACAACATTGCCATTTACCACTGTTGCATTAACTCCATCCTGTTTTTTGAAGAACATTGGTAAAAAGCAGATCAGATATAACAGTTACCACGAACTTGCATACCTCCACCCGGACTATTTCACTCCCAACCCTGCTGTACTCAATGAGCTTGATCTGAAGAGAGAAGATACCTTCATGATCCTCAGATTTGTTTCCTGGAATGCAAGCCACGACAAAGGACAATCCGGCATTAAAGAGAAAATTAAGTTCGTTTCTGATCTGAAACAGTATGGGCGTGTGTTCATCACATCCGAAAATACTTTGCCCAGGGAACTGGAGCACCACCGCATTCAGGTTTCACCGGAGAAGCTGCATGACCTGCTGTACTACGCCGCGCTTTATGTGGGCGAAGGAGGCACAATGGCAGCGGAAGCGGCGGTGCTTGGGACACCATCTATTTTTGTGTCATCCCTTGCAGGGACGATGGGAAATTTCATCGAGCTTGAAGATACCTATGATCTCCTCTATAGTTTCACCGACAGCGACGCGGCATTTGTCCGGGCGGCGGAAATTCTCCGTAACTCTTCATGCAAGGAGGCATGGAGAATGAAACTGGAACGTCTGCTGAACGATAAGATTGATATAACTGCGTTTATGGTGTGGTTCACTGAAAATTATCCGCTGAGTATTGCCGAGATGAAAAAACATCCGGGAATACAATATTTCTGCACATCTGATTCTGGTGATGCCCAATGA
- a CDS encoding glycosyltransferase family 2 protein, with protein MYREKKIGVVIPAYNEELLIKKTLNSIPDYVDHVYVVNDCSPDRTGEIVKEYAENDNRVVPLSHEVNKGVGAAIVTGYQEALKGGMDIAAVMAGDNQMDPIFLPKLLDPIVDEKADYTVGNRLLSADYRHQMSMWRFFGNSILTLLTKIASGYWQMMDPQNGYTAISARALGRLNFSQIYPRYGYCNDLLIQLNVWGFKMKNIPHPARYGMETSGIKYSSYICKLSWLLLRKFLWRLKMKYVILSFHPLVFFYILGTILSTVGIIAGIITLWEKFITGNNVLFVHGVLSFLAFMMGMMFLLFAMLYDMEQERNANGWY; from the coding sequence TTGTATCGTGAAAAAAAAATAGGTGTAGTCATACCCGCATATAACGAAGAGCTCCTCATCAAAAAGACCCTGAATTCAATACCCGATTATGTGGACCATGTCTATGTGGTAAATGATTGTTCTCCGGACCGCACCGGAGAAATAGTCAAGGAATATGCTGAGAATGACAACAGAGTAGTCCCCCTGTCACATGAAGTAAACAAAGGGGTCGGTGCAGCGATAGTCACCGGGTACCAGGAAGCCCTTAAAGGCGGCATGGACATCGCTGCTGTCATGGCCGGTGACAACCAGATGGATCCGATATTTCTCCCAAAACTTCTGGACCCCATCGTTGACGAAAAAGCTGACTACACTGTTGGTAACCGTCTCCTGAGCGCGGACTACCGCCATCAGATGAGCATGTGGCGCTTCTTTGGCAACTCAATACTCACCCTCCTCACAAAGATTGCATCCGGATACTGGCAGATGATGGACCCCCAGAACGGCTACACCGCCATTTCTGCGCGGGCCCTGGGACGCCTTAACTTCTCACAAATCTATCCCCGCTATGGATATTGTAACGACCTCTTAATCCAGCTGAATGTGTGGGGATTTAAGATGAAAAACATCCCTCACCCTGCCCGCTATGGGATGGAGACATCCGGGATAAAGTACTCATCCTACATCTGCAAGCTCTCCTGGCTCCTCCTGCGCAAGTTCCTCTGGCGCCTGAAGATGAAGTATGTCATCCTCAGCTTTCACCCGCTGGTATTCTTCTATATCCTGGGAACAATACTCTCAACGGTAGGAATTATAGCAGGAATCATCACCCTCTGGGAGAAGTTCATAACCGGAAACAATGTCCTTTTCGTACACGGCGTTCTGTCGTTCCTGGCATTCATGATGGGAATGATGTTCCTCTTGTTTGCCATGCTCTATGACATGGAGCAGGAGCGAAATGCAAATGGATGGTATTGA
- a CDS encoding type II toxin-antitoxin system RelE family toxin has protein sequence MTYRLLLDKKRAQDFYDHLPDKSRIIVRDHLLRLTDDPYPGSGADKEQLTIRGDDRYFRLHIGRSFTAFHTIYDREGEVRVLEIMTIEQAHKKYGRLGIRR, from the coding sequence GTGACCTATCGGCTCCTTCTCGACAAAAAACGGGCTCAGGACTTCTATGACCATCTCCCCGACAAGAGCCGGATAATCGTCAGGGATCACCTTCTGCGCCTCACCGATGACCCATACCCGGGCAGCGGTGCCGACAAAGAACAGCTGACTATCCGGGGGGATGACCGGTATTTCCGCCTCCATATCGGGAGATCCTTCACTGCTTTTCATACCATCTATGACAGAGAGGGTGAGGTCCGCGTCCTTGAAATTATGACAATCGAACAGGCGCACAAGAAGTATGGCCGACTCGGCATCCGGCGGTAA
- a CDS encoding M20/M25/M40 family metallo-hydrolase gives MDVARVCADLVRINTENPPGRTDEAVEYVAGILESLGYRPRISKNPGGHWNVCAGPRNCDLLFCGHLDVVPAGEEGWTHDPFSGTIDEEFVWGRGSTDMKGGCAAILAALEKVPEACDDQDRNDELPIGVAFVCDEETGRVDGVQHLLRMQEIHPCDCLVAEPTPYLNPAVGQKGLCRFRASFRGQPGHGSLYPFAGENAIVKASGFIDRMMTLTDKEYTTEEGVSALVGNSEEAISKIFPNADVARLLTRITCNPGVITGGEGVNIVAEECTVGLDMRLPWGCNPDAVLAVAEGDRSSPVIATESCAPPTCTSPDSVLVRRLSAAIEGVYGQPARPILQWAASDARFLREAGFRAAEYGPGEIHLLHAQDERVRIGQLEEAVQVYARLIGAYL, from the coding sequence ATGGATGTCGCACGGGTCTGTGCAGACCTTGTCCGGATTAATACGGAGAACCCCCCCGGGCGGACCGATGAGGCAGTGGAGTATGTCGCAGGCATTCTTGAAAGTCTGGGATATCGCCCCCGCATTTCCAAAAATCCGGGAGGCCACTGGAATGTCTGCGCCGGCCCGCGCAACTGTGACCTGCTCTTCTGCGGCCATCTCGATGTGGTGCCTGCAGGAGAGGAGGGATGGACGCATGACCCCTTCTCCGGAACGATTGATGAGGAATTTGTCTGGGGCCGTGGTTCCACCGATATGAAGGGCGGGTGTGCGGCTATCTTAGCGGCACTGGAAAAGGTACCTGAGGCATGTGATGACCAGGACAGGAATGACGAACTCCCAATCGGAGTCGCCTTCGTCTGTGATGAGGAGACCGGCCGGGTAGACGGAGTGCAGCACCTGCTGCGAATGCAGGAGATCCACCCCTGTGACTGCCTCGTCGCAGAACCGACGCCATACCTGAACCCAGCTGTTGGTCAGAAGGGGCTCTGCCGGTTTCGGGCATCCTTCCGGGGGCAGCCGGGCCATGGGTCGCTCTATCCGTTCGCAGGTGAGAACGCGATTGTGAAGGCATCCGGGTTTATCGACCGGATGATGACTCTCACCGATAAGGAGTATACCACAGAGGAAGGTGTATCCGCTCTTGTCGGAAATTCAGAAGAGGCAATATCAAAGATTTTCCCAAACGCAGATGTGGCCCGTCTCCTGACCCGGATCACCTGCAACCCGGGGGTCATAACCGGCGGCGAGGGAGTCAATATTGTCGCTGAGGAGTGCACGGTGGGACTCGATATGCGGCTGCCATGGGGATGCAACCCTGATGCTGTCCTCGCGGTGGCCGAAGGGGACCGGTCATCCCCGGTCATCGCTACCGAGAGTTGCGCCCCGCCGACCTGCACATCCCCGGATTCAGTGCTGGTGAGACGGCTTTCTGCTGCAATTGAGGGCGTCTACGGCCAGCCGGCCCGCCCGATTCTGCAGTGGGCCGCAAGTGACGCCCGGTTCCTGCGGGAGGCCGGGTTCCGGGCGGCGGAGTATGGCCCGGGCGAGATTCATCTGCTCCATGCTCAGGACGAACGGGTTAGAATCGGGCAGCTGGAAGAAGCTGTGCAGGTGTATGCGAGGTTGATCGGGGCGTATCTGTAA
- a CDS encoding type II toxin-antitoxin system HicA family toxin has protein sequence MSAKLPVVSGQQLIKAFSKDGYFIHDQKGSHIHLRHPKKRPLTVPNHHEISQGTLRAILRESGLSTDEFIELL, from the coding sequence ATGAGCGCAAAGCTTCCGGTCGTATCCGGACAACAATTGATTAAGGCATTTTCAAAAGATGGATACTTCATACATGACCAAAAGGGAAGTCACATCCATCTTCGCCATCCGAAAAAAAGACCGCTTACCGTTCCAAATCATCATGAAATATCACAAGGAACACTACGGGCAATACTCCGGGAGTCCGGATTGAGTACTGATGAATTTATTGAATTGCTGTAA
- a CDS encoding type II toxin-antitoxin system HicB family antitoxin, with translation MIQFRILLEKDEDGWFTATVPSLPGCISQGRTEDEAKENIAEAIELHLKSLAEEGIPLRPENGMTETFVAVNV, from the coding sequence ATGATTCAGTTTAGAATATTGCTTGAAAAGGATGAGGATGGATGGTTTACCGCAACTGTCCCTTCCCTTCCGGGATGTATCTCTCAGGGGAGAACAGAAGATGAGGCAAAGGAAAACATCGCAGAAGCAATCGAACTGCACCTAAAGTCTCTCGCAGAAGAAGGAATTCCATTAAGGCCTGAAAACGGAATGACAGAAACCTTTGTTGCAGTGAATGTATGA
- the moaA gene encoding GTP 3',8-cyclase MoaA, translating into MILKDKYGRRVTNLRISLTPKCNLNCMYCHAEGEVDPKTLMSAEDIGEIMRVAKLFEMRSIKFTGGEPLMRDDLVDIVSMVPEGMEASLTTNGTILEPIAQDLKDAGLSRVNISLDSLKPDRYKSIAGRDMLSDVLAGIDAAIDAGLTPVKLNVVLMEGVNDDEIPDFIRYAANHKHLILQFIELMDEFRECPYHMELTGLEDELQKTAKTIVTRRMHHRKKYCLEGAEIEIVRPMHNTEFCAFCNRLRVTSDGCLKPCLMRNDNHVDIRGLRGAELEEKFREAVSIREPYYC; encoded by the coding sequence ATGATTCTGAAGGATAAATACGGACGCAGGGTGACAAACCTGCGGATATCACTGACGCCGAAGTGCAATCTGAACTGTATGTACTGCCACGCCGAAGGCGAGGTAGATCCAAAAACCCTGATGTCTGCGGAAGATATCGGGGAAATTATGCGCGTTGCAAAACTCTTTGAGATGCGCAGCATCAAGTTCACCGGCGGGGAGCCGCTGATGCGCGATGATCTGGTCGATATTGTATCGATGGTGCCGGAAGGGATGGAGGCATCCCTGACGACGAACGGGACAATTTTGGAGCCAATTGCGCAGGACCTAAAGGACGCAGGGCTCTCCCGGGTGAATATCAGTCTGGATTCTTTGAAACCTGACCGGTATAAATCAATTGCGGGAAGAGACATGCTCTCTGATGTGCTCGCGGGGATTGACGCGGCGATTGACGCGGGACTGACACCGGTGAAGCTGAATGTGGTCCTGATGGAGGGCGTCAATGACGATGAGATTCCGGACTTTATTCGGTATGCGGCAAACCACAAGCACCTGATCCTGCAGTTCATCGAACTCATGGACGAATTCCGTGAATGCCCCTATCATATGGAGCTGACCGGGCTCGAAGACGAGCTGCAGAAAACTGCAAAGACGATTGTCACCCGACGGATGCACCACCGGAAGAAGTACTGTCTGGAGGGTGCAGAGATTGAGATTGTCCGCCCGATGCACAACACAGAGTTCTGTGCCTTCTGCAACCGGCTGCGGGTGACCTCAGACGGGTGCCTGAAGCCATGTCTGATGCGAAACGACAACCACGTTGATATCCGTGGGCTGCGGGGCGCGGAACTTGAAGAGAAGTTCAGAGAGGCAGTCTCCATCCGGGAACCGTATTACTGCTGA
- a CDS encoding RlmE family RNA methyltransferase: protein MGSQWGRDRFYRKARTEGYRSRAAYKLLDIQKRFQVIRDDDNVIDLGCAPGSWLQVLRELTEGQVIGIDLNPIVPIENVTALKGDFTTEHMHEKVRALIPEANVIVCDAAPKLSGHKSYDQARAVDLSEMALDFALDFLKPGGNFVVKTFQGDMFHLILKKMRDNFYGVKVYRSKAARKGSAEVYIIGKKFKGRQNDSEG, encoded by the coding sequence ATGGGATCACAGTGGGGACGAGACAGATTTTACCGAAAGGCGCGTACGGAAGGGTACAGATCCCGTGCGGCATACAAGTTATTAGACATACAGAAACGCTTCCAGGTCATCCGTGACGATGACAATGTGATTGATCTCGGGTGCGCCCCGGGAAGCTGGCTGCAGGTGCTGCGCGAGTTAACGGAGGGACAGGTAATTGGCATTGACCTAAATCCAATTGTTCCAATCGAGAATGTTACCGCACTGAAAGGTGACTTTACGACAGAGCACATGCACGAGAAGGTCCGGGCACTCATACCTGAAGCGAATGTCATCGTCTGTGATGCGGCGCCGAAACTCTCAGGACATAAGAGTTATGACCAGGCCCGGGCGGTCGACCTCTCTGAAATGGCGCTTGATTTTGCGCTTGATTTCCTGAAACCAGGTGGAAATTTTGTGGTAAAGACCTTCCAGGGTGATATGTTTCACCTGATTCTCAAAAAGATGCGCGACAATTTCTATGGCGTGAAGGTCTACCGCTCGAAGGCAGCACGAAAAGGAAGTGCTGAAGTATATATAATCGGAAAGAAATTCAAGGGACGCCAGAATGATTCTGAAGGATAA
- a CDS encoding DNA polymerase sliding clamp yields the protein MLKAAIDTDTFRETIDIIAALVTECRMHVGEDGLKIRAVDTANVAMISLDLSGEAFSSFVATESELGIDITKMKSITGMMGKGDELSLELPEDGHKMEMVFSGYQYSVTLLDVNTIRKDPQPPTVELPAKVRISGSAINDGIKAASVISDKIALGVDATTGTFYMEADGDSDHIRLERGSDILISLEPSDVRSLFSLDYLRDMGKVMARAEEVEVQIGNDHPVRVSFDFADGHGHVDFLLAPRIEAD from the coding sequence ATGTTAAAAGCAGCCATTGATACAGATACATTCCGGGAGACAATAGATATTATTGCAGCCCTTGTGACCGAGTGCCGGATGCACGTCGGGGAAGACGGACTGAAGATCCGTGCAGTAGATACCGCAAATGTTGCCATGATCTCACTTGACCTGAGCGGGGAGGCATTTTCGTCTTTCGTTGCAACCGAAAGTGAACTGGGCATTGATATCACAAAGATGAAGAGCATCACCGGGATGATGGGAAAAGGGGATGAATTGTCCCTCGAACTTCCGGAAGACGGACACAAGATGGAGATGGTCTTCTCCGGGTACCAGTACTCTGTGACCCTTCTTGACGTCAATACCATCCGAAAGGACCCCCAGCCACCGACCGTTGAACTGCCGGCAAAGGTTAGGATCTCGGGCTCTGCGATAAACGATGGTATCAAAGCGGCCTCGGTCATCTCTGATAAGATTGCGCTGGGTGTTGATGCAACAACAGGTACCTTCTACATGGAAGCCGACGGTGACTCTGACCATATCCGCCTTGAGCGCGGTTCAGATATTCTCATCTCACTCGAACCCTCGGACGTCCGGTCACTCTTCTCCCTTGACTATCTCCGTGACATGGGCAAAGTGATGGCCCGTGCCGAAGAGGTGGAAGTGCAGATTGGAAATGACCACCCCGTCAGGGTGTCCTTTGACTTCGCAGACGGTCATGGGCATGTTGATTTCCTCCTTGCCCCCCGCATTGAGGCAGACTGA
- a CDS encoding DNA primase large subunit PriL yields MRRLEKRDLAKYPFLKGAKAYVQGSGISIDSLIRAQSGKGEDLMKLAAARVKAALRPPSFDETNTDIKNADDEIYAYAIARLLASCMDDPSVLDKLARYEAERSAYYLKGEGPELTAYIARSVGIDMTTPDMGVKQYVELASRMRDPRWRLVNRDVIHGRVLCTPDDYTVILRERIRQVIRSQLPLTVPGPVAVRLRTHADDVSHAYQEQILEQYGEVDEGCFPPCIRAIIAAVTDGTNIPHTARFALVAFLHTIGLDETAIVEVFARAPDFDISRTMYQVEHISGSGGTEYTPPGCATMKTYGLCVNKDKFCEKTVHPLSYYKYRKKISGKKP; encoded by the coding sequence ATGCGAAGGCTCGAAAAACGAGACCTTGCAAAATATCCATTTTTAAAAGGAGCAAAGGCATACGTCCAGGGCTCCGGCATATCGATTGATTCCCTTATCCGCGCACAGTCCGGAAAAGGAGAAGATTTAATGAAACTCGCAGCTGCCCGTGTGAAGGCAGCCCTGCGTCCGCCATCTTTTGATGAGACCAATACCGATATCAAAAATGCAGATGACGAGATCTATGCCTATGCAATCGCACGGCTGCTCGCCTCCTGCATGGACGACCCGTCTGTGCTGGACAAGCTCGCCCGGTACGAAGCGGAGCGCTCCGCCTATTATCTGAAGGGAGAAGGCCCGGAGTTAACCGCTTATATCGCCCGCTCCGTGGGTATCGACATGACTACGCCTGACATGGGTGTGAAACAGTATGTGGAACTTGCCTCGCGCATGCGTGACCCCCGGTGGCGCCTGGTCAATCGGGATGTTATCCATGGCCGCGTACTCTGCACGCCGGACGACTATACGGTCATCCTCCGGGAACGTATCCGGCAGGTGATCCGTTCGCAACTGCCGCTCACCGTTCCCGGTCCCGTCGCCGTCCGTCTCCGCACACATGCAGATGATGTCTCTCATGCCTATCAGGAACAAATCCTTGAGCAGTACGGGGAGGTGGATGAGGGCTGCTTCCCTCCCTGCATTCGCGCGATCATTGCTGCAGTCACCGACGGGACCAACATCCCACACACGGCGCGCTTTGCTCTGGTCGCATTTCTGCACACCATCGGGCTCGATGAGACCGCAATCGTCGAGGTCTTTGCGCGGGCACCTGATTTTGACATCTCACGCACGATGTACCAGGTGGAACACATCTCCGGGTCCGGCGGGACAGAATATACGCCGCCCGGGTGTGCGACGATGAAGACCTATGGTCTCTGTGTCAACAAGGACAAATTCTGTGAAAAAACGGTGCATCCGCTGAGCTATTACAAATATCGTAAAAAAATATCGGGAAAAAAACCTTAA
- a CDS encoding thiamine-phosphate synthase family protein: METCSEVASALTEAASRIATEVDLRLITNHGIRMGCTLPRATTGSDVCVVDCVTRPAVRWGEDPDVARVILTVIRHESSLRSVVSVRCTEAVLRYAEDDCAFEAVPYAPSQPGSGTIDWGVESCCRDGVPDIIYGQKSDTDDIMLWIIAETPAEGARNIIMLSGCISYTSL, translated from the coding sequence ATGGAGACCTGTTCAGAGGTGGCCTCCGCTCTCACAGAGGCAGCATCCCGCATCGCAACAGAGGTGGATTTGCGGCTCATCACGAACCACGGTATCAGGATGGGCTGTACCCTCCCCCGGGCGACAACCGGGTCTGATGTCTGCGTGGTGGACTGTGTCACTCGGCCTGCTGTCCGCTGGGGAGAAGATCCTGATGTTGCACGAGTCATTCTTACCGTAATCCGGCATGAGTCCTCTCTGCGGTCAGTAGTGTCGGTGCGGTGCACGGAAGCGGTTCTCCGGTATGCAGAAGACGATTGTGCGTTCGAAGCCGTCCCATACGCGCCCTCCCAACCCGGATCGGGCACTATAGACTGGGGGGTTGAGTCCTGCTGCCGTGATGGCGTGCCGGATATAATCTATGGGCAGAAGTCGGATACCGACGATATCATGCTCTGGATAATCGCGGAAACTCCCGCAGAAGGGGCACGCAATATTATTATGCTCTCGGGTTGCATTAGTTATACCAGTTTATAG
- a CDS encoding 30S ribosomal protein S17e, giving the protein MGVKPSYIKNLSQELLVKHGNRFTGDFEENKLAVSEVAIIDSKRIRNRVAGNITRKVNRRKEI; this is encoded by the coding sequence ATGGGAGTCAAACCATCTTACATTAAAAACCTGAGCCAGGAACTGCTTGTGAAACACGGCAACCGGTTCACCGGAGATTTTGAGGAGAACAAGCTTGCCGTTTCTGAAGTGGCAATTATCGACAGCAAACGCATCAGAAACCGTGTGGCGGGCAATATCACGAGAAAGGTAAATAGAAGGAAAGAAATATAA